From the Takifugu flavidus isolate HTHZ2018 chromosome 12, ASM371156v2, whole genome shotgun sequence genome, one window contains:
- the LOC130535295 gene encoding G2/M phase-specific E3 ubiquitin-protein ligase, whose product MSGPDCFDRYKKEASSLDQDNYSSYLTLVATISEDSSEDEGLRQAIAASMESHIVENVPVKKILMELAGKINAKQQCRFNINRSAVWEGAIRGFKRLSYEPNLMMSVKFSDDMGKNEEGVDLGGPRREFLRLLMESTAKSPMFEGKENNKNFALNSIALREDWYYIAGRAIAVSLVHGGPPPNFLSPIVFSQLVDGSANPVLEDIADADLLEKVKKVSESTTIEDLEKSEHLKLCYWISTAGIK is encoded by the exons ATGAGTGGTCCAGACTGCTTTGACAGATATAAGAAGGAAGCAAGCAGTCTTGATCAGGACAACTACTCTTCTTATTTAACACTTGTGGCTACCATTTCTGAAGATAGTTCTGAGGATGAAGGATTACGGCAGGCAATAGCTGCCAGTATGGAGAGTCACAT TGTAGAAAATGTTCCAGTTAAGAAGATACTGATGGAACTGGCTGGCAAAATCAATGCAAAGCAGCAGTGCAGATTTAACATAAATAGATCTGCTGTCTGGGAGGGAGCCATTCGGGGATTCAAGAGGTTGTCTTATGAGCCCAACCTGATGATGTCTGTAAAATTCTCTGATGACATGGGAAAAAATGAGGAAGGAGTTGATTTAGGAGGTCCCAGGAGGGAATTCTTAAGGCTCCTAATGGAGAGCACTGCGAAGTCCCCCATGtttgagggaaaagaaaacaacaaaaactttGCTCTCAACAGTATTG CTCTAAGAGAGGACTGGTACTACATAGCAGGCAGAGCCATTGCAGTAAGTTTGGTACATGGTGGTCCCCCCCCAAACTTCCTGTCACCAATAGTATTTTCACAACTGGTTGATGGTTCAGCAAATCCAGTCCTAGAAGACATAGCTGATGCAGACCTCTTGGAAAAAGTCAAAAAG GTATCTGAAAGCACAACCATTGAGGACCTTGAGAAGTCGGAACACTTAAAGCTCTGTTATTGGATAAGCACTGCAGGTATAAAATAG
- the zpld1b gene encoding zona pellucida-like domain-containing protein 1 produces the protein MAAEKPEMTRLCFVLLLMKSLASVSSQFNGYNCDANYHSRFPGERDIAVYCGVQTITLKINYCPVLFSGYTEVDLALNGRHGDTQCRGFINNNTFPTAVLFSISLSTLEACGNSLVVSAPYGSNAYGNMSLVQIGNVSGYIDTPDPPTLISYLPGLVYKFSCSYPLEYLVNSSQLASSSAAVSVKDSNGTFVSTLSMILYNDSAYGQPLSIPMAGLALKTRVFAAVRATNLDKRWNILMDYCYTTPSGNPNDELRYDLFFRCSKDPQTTVLENGVSQTGRFSFEVFRFVKHRHQKMSTVFLHCVTKLCRADDCILLMPICGRRRRRDEASPPPGASGNALLTAGPIITRSDENPVNNSQLASPASSQPMNPVTSSLISGVVILGVVAVAFFLLSLHLLRKPRLQSMTSSGLWNPTFK, from the exons atggcagcagaaaaaCCCGAGATGACGCGACTGTGCTtcgtcctcctgctgatgaagaGCCTGGCTTCAGTCTCGTCACAGTTCAACGGATACAACTGCGACGCCAACTATCACAGCAGGTTTCCTG GTGAGAGAGACATCGCTGTGTACTGTGGGGTTCAGACCATCACCTTGAAGATCAACTACTGTCCTGTGCTGTTCTCCGGCTACACCGAGGTGGATTTAGCCCTGAACGGCCGCCACGGCGACACCCAGTGCCGTGGCTTCATAAACAACAACACCTTTCCCACCGCGGTCCTGTTTAGCATCAGCCTGAGCACCCTGGAGGCCTGCGGTAACAGCCtggtg GTCAGTGCGCCCTATGGGAGCAACGCCTATGGGAACATGTCTCTGGTTCAGATCGGGAACGTGTCAGGATATATAGACACCCCTGACCCGCCGACCCTCATCAGCTACCTGCCTGGTCTGGTATACAAATTCAGCTGCAGCTACCCGCTGGAGTACCTAGTCAACAGCTCCCAGTTGGCCTC CTCCTCTGCCGCCGTTTCTGTCAAAGACAGCAACGGCACATTCGTGAGCACGCTGAGCATGATCCTGTATAAT GATTCAGCATACGGTCAACCTCTTTCCATTCCAATGGCCGGCCTTGCTCTGAAAACCAGAGTTTTTGCCGCGGTGAGGGCTACAAACCTGGACAAACG gtggaacatCTTGATGGACTACTGTTACACAACCCCCTCCGGGAATCCTAATGATGAACTCCGCTACGACCTTTTCTTTCG ttGCAGTAAAGACCCGCAGACGACCGTCTTGGAGAACGGCGTGAGTCAGACGGGGCGTTTTTCCTTCGAGGTCTTCCGTTTCGTCAAGCACCGACACCAGAAGATGTCAACGGTGTTCCTGCACTGCGTCACCAAACTTTGCCGCGCGGATGACTGCATCCTGCTCATGCCg ATCTGTGGGCGACGGCGCAGGCGTGACGAGGCCAGCCCCCCGCCAGGAGCGTCTGGGAACGCCCTCCTCACCGCAGGACCCATCATCACCAGGAGCG ACGAAAACCCCGTCAACAATTCTCAGCTTG CCTCCCCTGCCAGCTCCCAGCCAATGAACCCAGTGACCAGCTCCCTGATCTCAGGTGTGGTCATCCTGGGCGTGGTCGCCGTGGCCTTCTTCCTGTTGTCGCTCCACCTGCTGCGGAAGCCCCGCCTCCaatcaatgacatcatcaggtcTCTGGAACCCCACCTTTAAGTGA
- the LOC130535294 gene encoding zona pellucida-like domain-containing protein 1 — protein MALLCLLILTAVWIVGREALSISDCGAYARRPEYTDIAVVCGTSTIDLALQICPVIYTGYNGSLLILNHIRDDPNCHGTLDTSVAPPVVRFSFPIREGNACGSNFLTTSAPGTGIFSDFSNIQSVNISGVIRSHDPTMGTITYNAELMYFYSCAYPLEYLVNNTQLDVSSSSIAVTDKNGSFISTLSMSLYQDIYYTKPLVMPPLGIELRTNVYVQVAASNLTSQYFVLLDRCYTSINPHPSNSTFFNLFVSCSIDQLTTMLENGDSQKARFYFPAFRFIEQQNETVSTYYLHCIIRLCEPSTCSTFKQCTSRKRRSAETTVVQSGVTDTSVLTVPIKAKTETASLSKEQALSGDQSANKAASVGLGIVVAVLVLVGVAAILTALSLYRKLKRLS, from the exons ATGGCTTTACTCTGCCTCCTCATCCTGACCGCCGTGTGGATTGTGGGCCGAGAGGCCCTCAGCATATCGGACTGTGGGGCTTACGCCAGACGACCAG AATACACCGACATCGCCGTGGTTTGCGGCACGTCCACCATCGACCTGGCCCTTCAGATCTGCCCCGTCATTTACACGGGATACAACGGGAGCCTACTGATCCTCAACCACATCCGGGACGACCCCAACTGTCACGGCACGCTGGACACGTCCGTGGCGCCGCCGGTGGTGAGATTCagctttcccatcagagagggaAACGCCTGTGGCAGCAACTTCCTG ACCACCAGCGCACCGGGGACGGGAATATTCTCCGACTTCTCCAACATCCAGTCAGTCAACATCAGCGGGGTGAtccggtcacatgaccccacCATGGGCACCATCACCTACAACGCAGAGCTCATGTACTTCTACTCGTGTGCTTACCCCCTGGAGTATCTCGTCAACAACACCCAGCTGGACGT GTCGTCCTCCTCCATCGCTGTGACGGACAAGAATGGCAGCTTCATCAGCACTCTAAGCATGTCCCTCTACCAG GATATATATTACACCAAGCCCCTCGTCATGCCACCGCTGGGCATCGAACTGAGAACAAATGTCTACGTCCAGGTGGCCGCGTCCAACCTGACGTCCCA GTACTTTGTGCTCCTGGATCGATGCTACACCTCTATCAACCCGCATCCGTCCAACTCCACCTTCTTTAATCTGTTTGTCTC GTGCTCCATCGATCAGCTGACCACGATGCTGGAAAATGGAGACAGCCAAAAGGCCCGCTTCTACTTCCCCGCGTTCCGTTTCATCGAGCAGCAGAATGAGACGGTCTCCACCTACTATCTGCACTGCATCATCCGGCTGTGTGAGcccagcacctgcagcaccttcaAG CAATGCACCAGTCggaagaggaggagtgcagAGACCACAGTTGTCCAGAGTGGGGTCACTGACACCTCTGTGCTCACGGTGCCAATAAAGGCCAAGACAGAGACAG CCTCTCTCTCCAAAGAACAGG CATTATCAGGAGACCAGTCCGCCAACAAGGCAGCTTCTGTCGGCCTCGGGATCGTCGTGGCTGTCCTTGTCCTGGTGGGGGTGGCTGCCATTTTGACAGCGTTGTCGCTTTATCGAAAACTGAAGCGACTCAGCTAG